In Eriocheir sinensis breed Jianghai 21 chromosome 23, ASM2467909v1, whole genome shotgun sequence, a single window of DNA contains:
- the LOC127002446 gene encoding titin-like isoform X12, whose amino-acid sequence MNFFFVGTVFMVVVAGAQVESSGLPGLQGLPEVGPSCVAEVIAALEEYRILYKGLLKGSPKITDPMKTASEIASTDTAKTIERKVFNNTDETGQETGKKTVVEKTTETDVKPNGTVSKTSETTTDVDEDGKQRGEKSVTESETVTVQTTDNGSIAQTVDVRKVMDEEGNEIKEEVVIKKELIVQPLTNTTEEKLKDDKDANLIVPKVGADDKAKNKTESKRTEQIKENLPSNITNDVVKEKEELLPSQESTNVTSVKERNVTEKDDGLEKAERTEQRKEILASNITNEVVVKEKEELLPSQESTNVTSVEERNVTEKAERTEQRKEILASNITNEVVVKEKEELLPSQESTKVTSVEKKNITEKSDGKDVEKETVIQKEVQKNVCNSDIKEVRNEKHLNETIEDLKHQVDDVKNKMKEEKAKAEETNAVVEKTVPAVTPAKVVRKDVPSVGEGKDSVVTRVVEPVTPSVVAEKVPVVTNQTVAEKIPPTVTEGKVHVVKEEKVIEKVVPSVTEEKLPVVTKEKVVEQAAPSVTQEIVSVSKEQAELPLVAEEKKVIEKIIPSVTEGKVPVVPQQEVVEKVVPSPTEEKVPDVTQERVTEQNVPQERVIERNAPQERVIERVAPQERGIEQAAPTATEGKVPVVIKKKVTEQAAPSVTEEIVTVSKEKEEVPVVTEEKVPAVRNETVIEKITPSVTEEKVVNQRKVVSYEDATENQENQVTGDEETDETELKFIITIQERIVREQTVSITPVMDKDANTRRNGKVAKKLLKRIMKKVARAVREELSKRHKTAGAGQ is encoded by the exons ATGAACTTCTTCTTTGTTGGGACCgtcttcatggtggtggtggccggggCTCAGGTGGAGAGCTCCGGGTTACCGGGTCTGCAGGGGCTCCCTGAGGTGGGGCCCTCTTGTGTGGCAGAGGTTATCGCCGCCCTGGAAGAATACCGGATTCTTTACAAGGGGTTACTTAAAGGATCACCGAAGATTACTGATCCAATGAAAACAGCCTCAGAAATAGCCTCTACTGACACCGCCAAGACCATAGAAAGGAAAGTCTTTAATAATACCGATGAAACAGGGCAAGAAACCGGAAAAAAGACAGTTGTTGAGAAGACGACGGAAACTGACGTAAAACCCAACGGAACTGTATCAAAGACTTCGGAAACCACGACTGATGTAGATGAGGACGGTAAACAACGGGGTGAAAAATCTGTGACCGAGAGTGAAACAGTGACGGTACAGACTACAGACAACGGGAGCATTGCACAAACGGTGGACGTTAGAAAGGTAATggacgaagagggtaatgaaataaaggaggaagttgtTATCAAGAAGGAATTAATAGTACAGCCTCTTACCAATACAACTGAAGAAAAGCTGAAGGACGATAAAGACGCAAATCTTATCGTTCCAAAAGTAGGGGCGGACGACAAAGCTAAAAACAAAACCGAATCAAAACGAACAGAGCAAATAAAGGAGaatctgcccagcaatataacgaatgatgttgtgaaagagaaagaagaacttctaccttcacaggaaagcactaatgtgacatctgtgaaggagaggaatgttacagagaaggatgatggacttgagaaggcagaacgaacagaacaaagaaaggagattctggccagcaatataacgaatgaagttgttgtgaaagagaaagaagaacttctaccttcacaggaaagcactaatgtgacatctgtggaggagaggaatgttacagagaaggcagaacgaacagagcaaagaaaggagattctggccagcaatataacgaatgaagttgttgtgaaagagaaagaagaacttctaccttcacaggaaagcacgaaagtgacatctgtggagaagaagaatattacagagaagagtgatggaaaagatgtcgagaaggaaactgtaattcaaaaagaagtccaaaagaatgtgtgtaatagcgacatcaaagaggttcgtaacgaaaaacatcttaatgaaacaattgaagacttgaaacaccaagttgatgacgtgaaaaacaagatgaaggaagaaaaagcaaaggctgaagaaacaaatgctgtcgttgaaaagacagtccctgctgtgacgccggcgaaggttgttagaaaggatgtgccctcggtgggagaaggaaaagactccgTTGTGACTCGAGTTGTTGAACCCGTTACCCCTTCGGTGGTAGCAGAAAAagtccccgttgtgacaaatcagaccGTTGCTGAAAAGATTCCCCCTACGGTGACCGAAGGAAAAGTCCATgttgttaaagaagagaaagttattgaaaaggttgtgccctcggtgacggaagaaaaactccccgttgtgacaaaggagaaggttgttgagcaggctgccccttcggtgacacaggagatcgtaagtgtctctaaggagcaagcagaacttcctctcgtggcagaggagaagaaggttattgaaaagattatcccctcggtgacagaaggaaaagtcccggtagtccctcaacaggaggttgtAGAAAAAGTTGTCCCTTcgccgacagaagaaaaagttcctgatgtgacacaagaaagggttactgagcagaatgtcccacaagaaagggttattgaaagg aatgccccacaagaaagggttattgaaagggttgccccacaagaaaggggtattgaacaggctgcccctacggcgacagaaggaaaagttcccgttgtgataaaaaagaaggttactgaacaggctgccccttcggttacagaagagattgtcactgtttctaaagagaaagaagaagtccctgttgtaacagaggaaaaggttcccgctgtgagaaatgagacagttattgaaaagattactccttccgtaacagaagaaaaagttgtcaatcaacggaaggttgtttcttacgaagatgctacagaaaatcaggaaaatcaagttactggagatgaagaaacggacgaaactgaattgaagtttatcatcaccatacaagagagaatagtccgcgaacagacagtctcgatcacacccgtgatggacaaggacgccaaca